In the genome of Desulfovibrio desulfuricans, one region contains:
- a CDS encoding mechanosensitive ion channel family protein: MHAPKQLLFALLLTLCCALASPAVYAAETTPAAKQDAPKSDAGKADAAKADTAKSDAPKPDAAKPDTPKADAPKADTAKSDAGKTDAKKDSAKADKQDKSSAKADAKADAKTDEKAVEPKDGEAPIPTLPLRDPWEMVWSGQKTLLDEITQKATVMGDTFVQRSTNLSEKVQPFMEEARRLLVLLNTYKNWPNPVEAVSRRITSTVLDLRKVLDPVMGARTEVQALLERVGYLADSMPEDLHDGSLSPEMQEYAKTLVLTRLRLTAVMAQYDSALAPALALIKRLEKMQEEINAQIPLLWKNYYLQSPVPWLSPDAWADFGRQMHNSVQGMILRLPVEIPVTAERWGTALLRFVVCLLLTGVLTTLLYRRWASHDTVSGTVRHIFRVSLPWLCVGLALLGSSLSASGEFFRLFLALGNLCLIVAQIHLAWDLRLLKYPEVQQQKPPFWILIQPTLCSYVLLYLPLTKPLVLVIWLGIVIASIVRQHRRPKLDLGPLHVETSVLECEPMVLWICLVLTLGGLHIYSMVLYLLFVSCSLALQLCLGGMALVSSLNDRLPQEGVRAALAHLAVALSAPVVLVAAIVGVSQWVGTLPGGMYLLQHYVLRGVNVGATQFNIVHLLLIITMFYLTRTAVAMGSRFLARLPKQGLAIDSTLIPPMQTAFTYALWCCFGLFVLRALGMELSNLAMVAGGLSVGIGFGMQTIVNNFLSGLILIFSRTLQAGDVVEVGGTQGRVRKISVRATMVETFDNALIIVPNSEFVASRLINWTRNSRTVRREIKVGVAYGSDADQVMKILLAMANANSNVLKYPPPSVAFADFGASTLDFSLKFWVRDYDVAVSTASDIRVEIEREFREQHIDIAFPQLDVNIKELPPSAKAPLPSAEPRASKRRAPRRPRRVLPAAAKSSKPGDKNAPAATPDDGDDDENS; this comes from the coding sequence ATGCACGCACCCAAACAGCTGCTCTTTGCCCTTTTATTGACCCTGTGCTGTGCCCTGGCCTCTCCCGCCGTGTATGCGGCGGAAACGACCCCCGCCGCCAAACAGGACGCGCCCAAGTCTGACGCGGGCAAGGCCGACGCCGCCAAGGCGGACACGGCAAAGTCCGATGCCCCCAAACCCGACGCGGCAAAACCGGATACGCCCAAGGCCGACGCCCCCAAGGCGGATACGGCCAAATCGGACGCCGGCAAAACAGACGCCAAAAAAGATTCGGCCAAAGCCGACAAACAGGATAAATCCTCCGCCAAGGCCGACGCCAAGGCTGATGCCAAAACCGACGAAAAGGCGGTCGAGCCCAAGGACGGCGAAGCGCCCATCCCCACCCTGCCCCTGCGCGACCCGTGGGAGATGGTCTGGAGCGGCCAGAAGACCCTGCTCGACGAGATCACCCAAAAGGCCACCGTCATGGGCGATACCTTTGTCCAGCGCTCCACAAACCTGAGCGAAAAGGTTCAGCCTTTCATGGAAGAGGCCCGGCGGCTGCTGGTGCTGCTCAACACCTACAAGAACTGGCCCAACCCCGTTGAGGCCGTGAGCCGACGCATCACCTCCACAGTGCTTGACCTGCGCAAGGTGCTTGACCCTGTCATGGGGGCGCGCACAGAAGTACAGGCACTGCTTGAACGGGTGGGATACCTGGCCGACAGCATGCCCGAAGACCTGCACGACGGAAGCCTGAGCCCCGAAATGCAGGAGTACGCCAAAACCCTCGTGCTCACCCGCCTGCGCCTCACCGCAGTGATGGCGCAGTACGATTCGGCCCTTGCCCCGGCGCTGGCCCTGATCAAGCGCCTGGAAAAAATGCAGGAAGAAATCAACGCCCAGATCCCCCTGCTATGGAAAAACTATTACCTGCAAAGCCCGGTCCCCTGGCTCAGCCCCGATGCCTGGGCCGATTTTGGGCGGCAGATGCACAACTCGGTGCAGGGCATGATCCTGCGCCTGCCTGTTGAAATTCCCGTTACGGCGGAGCGCTGGGGCACGGCTTTGCTGCGCTTTGTCGTCTGTCTGCTGCTTACGGGCGTGCTTACCACACTGCTCTACCGCCGCTGGGCCTCGCACGATACCGTGAGCGGCACCGTACGGCACATCTTTCGCGTCAGCCTGCCCTGGCTGTGCGTGGGGCTGGCGCTGCTTGGCAGCTCGCTTTCGGCGTCGGGCGAATTTTTCCGCCTGTTTCTGGCGCTCGGCAACCTGTGCCTCATTGTGGCCCAGATACACCTGGCCTGGGACCTCCGCCTGCTCAAATACCCCGAGGTACAGCAGCAAAAACCGCCTTTCTGGATACTCATACAGCCAACCCTGTGCTCGTATGTGCTGCTCTACCTGCCGCTCACCAAGCCGCTGGTGCTGGTCATCTGGCTGGGCATTGTCATTGCCTCCATTGTGCGGCAGCACCGCAGGCCCAAGCTCGACCTCGGCCCCTTGCACGTGGAAACCAGCGTGCTTGAATGCGAGCCCATGGTTCTGTGGATATGTCTTGTGCTGACCCTTGGCGGGCTGCACATCTACAGCATGGTGCTGTACCTGCTGTTTGTTTCGTGCTCGCTGGCCCTGCAGCTCTGCCTGGGCGGCATGGCGCTGGTCAGCAGCCTCAACGACAGGCTGCCGCAGGAAGGCGTACGCGCCGCCCTGGCCCACCTTGCCGTGGCGCTCTCCGCCCCGGTGGTGCTGGTGGCGGCCATTGTGGGCGTTTCGCAATGGGTGGGCACGCTGCCCGGCGGCATGTACCTGCTGCAGCACTACGTACTGCGCGGCGTCAACGTGGGCGCGACGCAGTTCAACATTGTGCACCTGTTGCTCATCATCACCATGTTTTACCTCACGCGCACGGCCGTGGCCATGGGCTCGCGCTTTCTGGCCCGTCTGCCCAAGCAGGGCCTGGCCATCGACTCCACGCTCATCCCGCCCATGCAGACGGCCTTCACCTATGCCCTGTGGTGCTGTTTCGGCCTGTTTGTGCTGCGGGCCCTGGGCATGGAGCTGAGCAACCTTGCCATGGTTGCCGGCGGCCTTTCCGTCGGCATCGGTTTTGGCATGCAGACCATCGTCAACAACTTTCTGTCTGGTCTGATACTTATCTTCAGCCGCACCTTGCAGGCGGGCGACGTGGTCGAGGTGGGCGGCACGCAGGGACGCGTGCGCAAAATCAGCGTGCGCGCCACCATGGTTGAAACCTTTGACAACGCCCTGATCATCGTCCCCAACTCCGAATTTGTAGCCAGCCGCCTGATCAACTGGACGCGCAACAGCCGCACGGTGCGCAGGGAGATCAAGGTGGGCGTGGCCTACGGCTCGGACGCCGACCAGGTCATGAAGATTCTGCTGGCCATGGCCAACGCCAACAGCAACGTGCTCAAGTACCCGCCGCCGAGCGTGGCCTTTGCCGACTTTGGAGCCAGCACGCTCGACTTCAGCCTGAAGTTCTGGGTGCGCGATTACGACGTGGCGGTTTCCACCGCGTCGGACATCCGGGTCGAGATAGAAAGGGAGTTCCGCGAGCAGCACATCGACATTGCCTTTCCGCAGCTTGATGTGAACATCAAGGAGCTGCCGCCGAGCGCCAAGGCTCCCCTGCCTTCGGCCGAGCCGCGCGCCAGCAAACGCCGCGCGCCGCGCCGCCCCCGCAGGGTGCTGCCAGCAGCGGCAAAAAGCAGCAAGCCGGGCGACAAAAACGCCCCCGCCGCAACCCCCGACGACGGGGACGACGACGAAAACAGCTAA
- a CDS encoding cupin domain-containing protein gives MINRANDLECFEKELFGGPGAVHFTKIVNENGLAGKGRLFNIGTLKPGCAVGNHKHNGEIEIYYILEGEGLYNDNGVEAPVKAGDVTVCNDGESHALLNTGSTDLKMVALILFTK, from the coding sequence ATGATCAACCGCGCAAACGACCTGGAATGCTTTGAAAAAGAACTTTTTGGCGGGCCGGGCGCTGTCCACTTTACCAAGATCGTCAACGAAAACGGTCTGGCGGGCAAAGGTCGCCTGTTCAACATCGGAACCCTAAAACCCGGCTGTGCCGTGGGCAACCACAAGCACAACGGCGAAATTGAAATATACTACATTCTTGAAGGCGAAGGCCTGTACAACGACAACGGCGTCGAAGCCCCCGTCAAGGCGGGCGACGTGACCGTGTGCAACGACGGCGAGAGCCATGCGCTTTTGAATACCGGTTCCACAGACCTCAAGATGGTCGCGCTGATCCTGTTCACCAAGTAG
- the aldA gene encoding aldehyde dehydrogenase, producing MRTYQQFINGKLVSPTGFAVIEVENPSTGEIMAQTPNGGKEDGLAALAAAHRAQDAWAALPAVARAGYLKKMADLIRKHRIELGRILAEEQAKTHPLAQVEIDLTAEYFDYYAGWARIYEGEIIQSDRPRENILLYRRPVGVVVGICPWNFPFFVMARKVAPSLLVGCTTVIKPSSVAPATVMHFASLLREIDLPAGVLNFVTGGGSTLGETLSSSSMTDMVSLTGSVEAGQRIITAGAHNITKVSLELGGKAPAIVCADADMDMAVKAVTASRTVFSGQVCNCAERLYVHESVADMFAEKLAAAFEAVRLGNPFDDPAPDMCSQISAEHLAKIDGMVKRAKAAGAQAVTGGAPAERGSGYFYTPTLLRNCKQDMEIVRSEVFGPVLPMLTFHDMDEALALANDCEYGLTSSIYTSNVSTAMEAVNRLKFGETYVNRENFEAMQGFHAGWRKSGIGGADGKHGLMEYLQTQVAYIQY from the coding sequence ATGCGTACCTATCAACAGTTCATCAACGGTAAATTGGTTTCCCCCACAGGCTTTGCAGTTATTGAGGTAGAAAACCCCTCTACCGGCGAAATAATGGCCCAGACGCCCAACGGCGGCAAGGAGGACGGGCTGGCCGCGCTTGCTGCCGCACACAGGGCACAGGATGCCTGGGCGGCGCTGCCGGCAGTGGCCCGCGCCGGATACCTGAAAAAAATGGCGGATCTTATCCGCAAACACCGGATTGAACTTGGCCGTATACTGGCGGAGGAGCAGGCCAAAACCCATCCTCTGGCCCAGGTGGAGATTGATCTGACGGCGGAGTATTTTGACTACTACGCCGGTTGGGCGCGCATTTATGAGGGCGAGATCATCCAGAGCGACCGCCCGCGCGAAAACATACTGCTCTACCGCAGGCCTGTGGGCGTGGTGGTGGGCATCTGCCCGTGGAACTTCCCTTTCTTTGTCATGGCCCGCAAGGTCGCTCCCTCGCTGCTCGTGGGGTGCACCACGGTCATCAAGCCCAGCAGCGTGGCCCCGGCCACGGTCATGCATTTTGCCAGCCTGCTGCGCGAGATTGACCTGCCAGCAGGCGTGCTCAATTTTGTTACCGGCGGCGGCAGCACCCTTGGCGAGACGCTGTCGTCAAGCTCCATGACCGACATGGTCAGCCTTACCGGCAGCGTCGAGGCGGGGCAGCGCATCATCACGGCCGGAGCGCACAACATCACCAAGGTTTCGCTGGAGCTGGGCGGCAAGGCCCCGGCCATTGTCTGCGCCGATGCCGACATGGATATGGCGGTCAAGGCCGTCACGGCATCGCGCACGGTGTTCAGCGGGCAGGTGTGCAACTGCGCCGAGCGCCTCTATGTGCATGAAAGCGTGGCCGACATGTTTGCCGAAAAACTGGCGGCGGCCTTTGAGGCCGTGCGTCTGGGCAATCCTTTTGACGATCCGGCCCCGGACATGTGCAGCCAGATCAGCGCCGAGCACCTTGCCAAGATCGACGGTATGGTCAAACGGGCCAAGGCCGCAGGCGCACAGGCCGTTACCGGCGGCGCGCCCGCAGAGCGCGGGTCGGGCTATTTTTACACGCCGACGCTGCTGCGCAACTGCAAGCAGGATATGGAAATTGTGCGCAGCGAGGTCTTTGGCCCGGTGCTGCCCATGCTGACCTTCCACGACATGGATGAAGCCCTGGCTCTGGCCAACGACTGCGAGTACGGCCTCACCTCGTCCATCTACACCAGCAATGTTTCCACGGCCATGGAAGCCGTAAACCGGCTCAAGTTTGGCGAAACCTACGTGAACCGCGAAAACTTTGAAGCCATGCAGGGTTTCCACGCCGGATGGCGCAAATCGGGCATCGGCGGCGCGGACGGCAAGCACGGCCTTATGGAATATCTGCAGACCCAGGTGGCCTACATTCAGTACTAG
- a CDS encoding Mrp/NBP35 family ATP-binding protein, giving the protein MSDCDHQCGSCGESCGERSEPQEDFRVKLHPQSRVGKVIGIMSGKGGVGKSLVTSLLAVGMTRQGKHCAILDADITGPSIPRVFGLTGKAHVEGDGLMPERSQCGVDIMSMNLLLPGDSDAVLWRGPIIAGAVKQFWSDVVWRDVDYMFVDMPPGTGDVPLTVFQSLPVDGIVVVTSPQDLVSMIVQKAIDMARQMNIPILGLVENFSYFKCPDNNKEYKIFGESHIDAVAQRHGLKVLARLPIDPSLAEACDKGVIEGVSEHFMDGALAVIAHM; this is encoded by the coding sequence ATGAGTGATTGCGACCATCAGTGTGGAAGCTGCGGTGAGAGCTGCGGAGAGCGCAGCGAGCCTCAGGAGGACTTTCGCGTCAAGCTGCACCCGCAAAGCCGCGTGGGCAAGGTTATCGGCATTATGAGCGGCAAGGGCGGCGTGGGCAAATCGCTGGTCACGTCGCTGCTGGCCGTGGGCATGACCCGTCAGGGCAAACACTGCGCCATCCTGGACGCGGATATCACCGGGCCTTCCATCCCCCGCGTCTTCGGCCTTACGGGCAAGGCGCATGTGGAGGGCGACGGCCTTATGCCGGAGCGCAGCCAGTGCGGGGTGGACATCATGTCCATGAACCTGTTGCTGCCCGGCGATTCGGACGCGGTGCTGTGGCGCGGCCCCATCATCGCAGGCGCGGTAAAGCAGTTCTGGTCGGACGTTGTCTGGCGCGATGTGGACTACATGTTTGTGGACATGCCTCCAGGAACCGGCGACGTGCCGCTGACCGTCTTTCAGTCCCTGCCGGTGGACGGGATTGTGGTTGTGACCTCGCCCCAGGATCTGGTGAGCATGATCGTGCAAAAGGCCATTGATATGGCCCGCCAGATGAATATTCCCATTCTGGGCCTGGTGGAAAACTTCTCGTACTTCAAATGCCCGGACAACAACAAGGAATACAAGATATTCGGCGAAAGCCACATTGACGCGGTGGCGCAGCGGCACGGGCTCAAGGTGCTTGCCCGCCTGCCCATCGACCCCTCGCTGGCCGAGGCCTGCGACAAGGGCGTCATCGAAGGCGTCAGCGAGCACTTTATGGACGGCGCTCTGGCTGTAATTGCGCACATGTAA
- a CDS encoding DUF5320 family protein encodes MPNFDHTGPNGEGSRSGRGMGKCGGAGRKAAQTGATITTSEQETAQGMAPAWGGGDGACRTYGQDAAPGCCGRRGQGNGGGRNRAMNRMRAGNGAGMATGNGAGQRGAQGMGQRMSQGGSAAGQGCQPRTPDSDVTDNNR; translated from the coding sequence ATGCCTAATTTCGATCACACAGGGCCTAACGGCGAGGGTTCGCGCTCAGGACGCGGCATGGGCAAGTGCGGCGGTGCTGGCCGCAAGGCAGCGCAAACCGGCGCTACCATCACCACTTCGGAGCAGGAAACAGCGCAGGGCATGGCCCCGGCCTGGGGAGGCGGCGACGGAGCCTGCCGGACATACGGGCAAGACGCTGCGCCGGGGTGCTGCGGACGGCGTGGACAGGGCAACGGCGGGGGACGAAACCGCGCCATGAACAGGATGAGAGCAGGCAATGGCGCTGGAATGGCCACGGGCAATGGAGCCGGACAGCGCGGGGCCCAGGGGATGGGCCAACGTATGAGCCAGGGCGGCAGCGCCGCAGGGCAAGGCTGCCAGCCCCGGACGCCCGACAGTGACGTTACGGACAATAACCGCTAG
- a CDS encoding DUF134 domain-containing protein, whose translation MPRPKKWRKVCSLPENSTFGPLPGCGQPVAAVQEVIMTVDEYECVRLIDLEGMNQEACAEKMRIARTTVQSIYAEARKKLADSLVNGKRLRIEGGDYELCDGQSARCGMGTCRRRRCGGGFGQ comes from the coding sequence ATGCCAAGACCAAAGAAATGGCGAAAAGTCTGCAGCCTGCCGGAAAACAGCACCTTCGGCCCCTTGCCCGGCTGCGGCCAGCCAGTGGCTGCCGTGCAGGAAGTGATAATGACGGTGGATGAGTACGAATGCGTGCGGCTCATCGACCTTGAAGGCATGAACCAGGAGGCCTGCGCCGAAAAAATGCGCATCGCCCGCACCACCGTGCAGAGCATCTACGCCGAGGCGCGAAAAAAACTGGCCGACTCGCTGGTCAACGGCAAACGGCTGCGTATTGAAGGCGGGGATTATGAGCTGTGCGACGGCCAAAGCGCACGCTGCGGCATGGGGACGTGCCGCAGACGCCGCTGCGGCGGCGGTTTTGGCCAGTAA
- a CDS encoding YbaK/EbsC family protein has protein sequence MRVAAVRDFLTRHGLENAYLEFDVSSATVDLAAQAVGCEPGRIAKSLSISVNDAPLVLVVMGTARLDNRKFKDAFHAKARFIKPEDLEAQVGHPMGGVCPFALPEGVPVYLDKSLQQFDPVYPAAGAPNNAARLTLAELERVTGGVWVDVCKNGED, from the coding sequence ATGCGTGTTGCTGCTGTGCGGGACTTTTTGACCCGCCATGGTCTTGAAAATGCCTATCTCGAGTTTGACGTTTCAAGCGCCACGGTTGATCTGGCGGCCCAGGCCGTGGGCTGCGAACCGGGGCGCATAGCCAAAAGCCTGTCCATAAGCGTCAACGACGCCCCCCTGGTACTGGTTGTCATGGGCACGGCCCGGCTGGACAACCGCAAGTTCAAGGATGCGTTTCACGCCAAGGCCCGCTTTATCAAGCCCGAAGACCTGGAGGCGCAGGTGGGGCACCCCATGGGCGGCGTGTGCCCTTTTGCCCTGCCTGAAGGCGTGCCCGTTTATCTGGATAAAAGCCTGCAGCAGTTTGACCCCGTGTACCCGGCAGCGGGCGCGCCCAATAATGCCGCCAGGCTGACGCTGGCGGAGCTTGAACGCGTCACCGGGGGCGTGTGGGTGGATGTGTGCAAAAACGGCGAGGATTGA
- a CDS encoding DMT family transporter codes for MYYIALVVFAGCVVALQPPINAALGRTVGLLESGLVSFAVGTIFLAAAVLLLGRGSLLRVVEIPAWQLSGGVLGAFMVVATTMAAPRIGVLSTLVAMIFGNLVMAAIIDHKGWFGLNVIVFDWRRLLGLALVLAGIALVVRR; via the coding sequence ATGTACTATATTGCGCTGGTGGTCTTTGCGGGCTGCGTGGTTGCCCTGCAACCGCCCATCAACGCGGCGCTGGGCCGCACGGTAGGTCTGCTCGAAAGCGGGCTTGTCTCGTTTGCCGTTGGAACGATTTTTTTGGCTGCAGCCGTGCTGCTGCTCGGGCGCGGCAGCCTGCTGCGGGTGGTCGAAATACCTGCCTGGCAGCTGTCTGGCGGGGTGCTGGGGGCATTTATGGTTGTGGCTACGACCATGGCCGCCCCGCGCATAGGCGTGCTGAGCACTCTGGTGGCCATGATTTTTGGCAACCTGGTTATGGCGGCCATCATCGACCACAAGGGCTGGTTTGGCCTCAATGTCATTGTTTTTGACTGGCGCAGGCTGCTGGGCCTTGCGCTTGTGCTGGCGGGCATCGCCCTGGTGGTGCGCCGCTGA
- a CDS encoding VOC family protein yields the protein MQNNLPQGIRVLFVAGFGPVVVNREKSDRLYRRVLALPLRHEDGYEGYWHSQCLGGVKHFALWPLDKAALSCFGKPDWPGHLPVPQAWLELDVEDIMSATSILEQNGYNLLTRLKQEPWGQTVTRFLSPEGILMAITHTPFLREAASAEETA from the coding sequence ATGCAGAATAATCTTCCACAGGGCATCAGGGTTCTGTTTGTGGCCGGTTTTGGGCCGGTTGTGGTTAACCGCGAAAAAAGCGACAGGCTGTACAGACGCGTGCTGGCCCTGCCCCTGCGTCACGAAGACGGGTACGAGGGCTACTGGCACTCGCAGTGCCTTGGCGGCGTAAAGCATTTTGCCCTCTGGCCGTTGGACAAGGCGGCTCTCTCCTGCTTCGGCAAGCCGGATTGGCCTGGGCATCTGCCCGTGCCGCAGGCCTGGCTCGAGCTGGATGTCGAGGACATCATGTCGGCGACAAGCATTCTTGAGCAGAACGGTTACAACCTGCTCACGCGGCTCAAGCAGGAACCATGGGGACAGACCGTCACCAGGTTTCTCAGCCCCGAGGGCATCCTCATGGCCATCACGCATACGCCCTTTTTGCGCGAGGCGGCATCGGCGGAGGAAACAGCCTGA
- a CDS encoding carbohydrate kinase family protein — MSIYVSGSLAFDRIMTFPGSFQDHILMDKLHMINVSFMVDGMDERRGGCAGNIAYSLALLGEKPTIVAAAGRDFAPYAEVLRKMGLPLDGIRQAEEIFTALCYITTDLNSNQITGFYPGAMSLAADYAFPSINADKDIAIISPGNVEDMRRLPGFYREKGVPYIFDPGQQLPVLTGNDLLAAIEGSFACITNDYELNMICKATGKTEDELVGRTLWLVTTLGADGALVRGADGTETRIPPVPPRQILDPTGAGDAHRAGLLKGLLHGLAMPEAAKLGSVSASFCLEKMGTQEHAFTPYAFRQRYEDVFGPLPEGILD; from the coding sequence ATGTCCATCTATGTTTCTGGCTCATTGGCCTTTGACCGCATCATGACCTTTCCCGGCAGCTTTCAGGATCACATCCTGATGGACAAGCTGCACATGATCAACGTGAGCTTTATGGTAGACGGCATGGACGAACGTCGCGGCGGCTGCGCGGGCAACATCGCCTATTCTCTGGCGCTGCTGGGTGAAAAACCCACCATCGTCGCCGCCGCCGGGCGCGACTTTGCCCCCTATGCCGAGGTGTTGCGTAAGATGGGCCTGCCGCTGGACGGCATCCGCCAAGCGGAAGAAATTTTTACCGCGCTGTGCTACATCACCACCGACCTCAACAGCAACCAGATAACCGGTTTTTACCCCGGAGCCATGAGCCTTGCCGCCGACTACGCCTTTCCCTCCATCAATGCGGACAAGGACATCGCCATCATCTCGCCCGGCAACGTCGAAGATATGCGCCGCCTGCCGGGATTTTACCGCGAAAAGGGCGTGCCCTACATCTTTGACCCCGGCCAGCAGCTGCCCGTGCTGACCGGCAACGACCTGCTGGCCGCCATCGAAGGCTCGTTTGCCTGCATTACCAACGACTACGAGCTTAACATGATCTGCAAGGCCACGGGCAAGACCGAAGACGAGCTGGTGGGCCGCACCCTGTGGCTTGTGACCACCCTCGGCGCGGACGGCGCGCTGGTGCGCGGGGCCGACGGCACGGAAACGCGCATCCCCCCTGTGCCTCCCCGTCAGATTCTCGACCCCACCGGCGCGGGCGACGCCCACCGCGCAGGCTTGCTCAAGGGGCTGCTGCACGGGCTCGCCATGCCCGAGGCGGCCAAGCTTGGCTCGGTGAGCGCCAGTTTTTGCCTGGAAAAAATGGGCACGCAGGAACACGCCTTTACGCCCTATGCTTTCCGCCAGCGGTACGAAGACGTATTCGGCCCCCTGCCCGAGGGTATTCTGGACTAA
- the cutA gene encoding divalent-cation tolerance protein CutA, which yields MEQHEKDRAYLVYMTAPTQEEALHLARELVRLHLAAGVNVLPGAHSVYRWQGEVHEACECLLLAQVSADALPQCLQTVRALHSYEVPCVVAMPIADGHQPFLQWIAQNSLPPSA from the coding sequence ATGGAACAGCATGAAAAAGACCGGGCTTATCTGGTCTACATGACCGCGCCCACGCAAGAGGAGGCGCTGCATCTGGCCCGCGAGCTGGTGCGGCTGCACCTGGCTGCCGGGGTTAACGTGCTGCCGGGCGCCCACTCAGTGTACCGCTGGCAGGGCGAGGTGCACGAGGCTTGCGAATGCCTGCTGCTGGCTCAGGTGAGCGCTGACGCCTTGCCCCAATGTCTGCAAACGGTGCGCGCCCTGCACAGTTACGAAGTTCCCTGCGTGGTTGCCATGCCCATTGCCGACGGCCACCAGCCCTTTTTGCAATGGATTGCCCAAAACAGTCTGCCGCCCTCGGCCTGA
- the nth gene encoding endonuclease III, with protein MSAKISPEATAKNVLAALQQRYPHPRTHLDAQNAWELLVATVLAAQCTDARVNTVTPELFRRWPTPAALAEASIEDLEGVIRPTGFFHSKAKNLLGAARRVSDIFGGQIPKSIDELTTIPGVARKTANVVLFGAYGINEGLAVDTHVKRIAYRLGLTDETDPVPIERDLMKLFPREEWGDVNHRMVWFGREVCDARKPLCDACEMSGFCPRRQPPKPPKASRRK; from the coding sequence ATGAGCGCAAAAATTTCACCCGAGGCGACGGCCAAAAATGTGCTCGCTGCCCTGCAGCAGCGCTACCCGCACCCGCGCACGCACCTTGACGCCCAGAACGCATGGGAGCTGCTGGTGGCAACCGTGCTTGCGGCCCAGTGCACGGACGCGCGGGTAAACACCGTCACGCCAGAGCTTTTCCGCCGCTGGCCTACGCCCGCCGCTCTTGCCGAGGCCTCCATTGAAGACCTTGAGGGCGTCATACGGCCCACGGGCTTTTTTCACAGCAAGGCAAAAAACCTGCTGGGCGCTGCCCGGCGCGTGAGCGATATTTTTGGCGGGCAGATACCCAAAAGCATTGATGAACTGACGACCATACCCGGCGTGGCCCGCAAAACGGCCAATGTGGTGCTGTTTGGCGCATACGGCATCAACGAGGGGCTGGCGGTCGACACGCATGTAAAACGCATTGCCTACCGGCTGGGGCTGACGGACGAGACCGACCCCGTGCCCATTGAGCGCGACCTCATGAAGCTTTTTCCGCGTGAGGAATGGGGCGACGTAAACCACCGCATGGTCTGGTTTGGCCGCGAAGTGTGCGACGCGCGCAAGCCCCTGTGCGACGCATGCGAGATGAGCGGCTTTTGCCCGCGCCGCCAACCGCCCAAGCCCCCCAAGGCTTCTCGCCGCAAATAG
- a CDS encoding chemotaxis protein, translated as MSQNSLLNVSNNELEIIEFIIDEKQPDGSVYSGHYGINVAKVLEIIRLPNITSVPSKCDPSVLGTFNLRGKVLPILNLAEWLGKEMATEENTKVIVTEFSGVQAAFMVSSVTSIHRMTWDRIEPPNQYVQTYSRETITGVLRIQDRVLFILDMEKILASLDSTLDMSQVEVDTSPVEGAGQFHLLVADDSSSLRNVMQSSLEKSGFQVTAVGSGRAAWEFLLRTREEAQANGKELTDVLHLIISDIEMPEMDGHMLTAKIRETPGLSTLPVILFSSLITDALYDKGVKVGADRQVSKPDLPGLNKIIREVISEKLNR; from the coding sequence ATGTCGCAAAACAGCTTGCTGAACGTTAGCAATAACGAACTTGAAATCATTGAATTTATTATTGACGAGAAGCAGCCGGACGGCAGTGTCTACAGCGGGCATTACGGCATCAACGTAGCCAAGGTGCTTGAAATCATCCGCCTGCCCAACATCACCAGCGTGCCGAGCAAGTGCGATCCTTCCGTGCTTGGCACGTTCAACCTGCGCGGCAAGGTGCTGCCCATCCTCAACCTGGCCGAGTGGCTGGGCAAGGAGATGGCGACCGAAGAAAACACCAAGGTCATTGTCACCGAATTCAGCGGAGTGCAGGCGGCCTTTATGGTTTCCTCGGTCACAAGCATCCACCGCATGACCTGGGACCGCATAGAACCGCCGAACCAGTACGTGCAGACGTATTCGCGCGAGACCATCACCGGCGTTTTGCGCATTCAGGACCGCGTGCTCTTTATTCTGGACATGGAAAAAATCCTCGCCAGCCTCGACAGCACGCTCGACATGTCGCAGGTTGAGGTCGACACAAGCCCTGTGGAAGGCGCTGGGCAGTTTCACCTGCTGGTGGCCGACGATTCAAGCTCGTTGCGCAACGTGATGCAGTCGTCGCTCGAAAAATCGGGCTTTCAGGTCACAGCTGTGGGCAGCGGCCGCGCGGCCTGGGAATTTTTGCTGCGCACCCGCGAAGAAGCGCAGGCCAATGGCAAGGAACTTACCGACGTGCTGCACCTGATTATTTCCGACATCGAAATGCCGGAAATGGACGGGCACATGCTTACGGCCAAAATACGCGAAACGCCGGGCCTCAGCACGCTGCCGGTCATTCTGTTCTCGTCGCTCATCACCGACGCGCTGTATGATAAAGGCGTTAAGGTCGGCGCCGACAGGCAGGTCTCCAAGCCCGATCTGCCGGGCCTGAACAAGATTATCCGCGAAGTTATTTCAGAAAAGCTGAACCGCTAA